Part of the Candidatus Brocadia sinica JPN1 genome, ACGTTTCCGCAAGGGACAAGGAGGGTTTCCCCAGTTGATAGCTCCTCTTTCCATCCGTGTCGCCGCTGCTACCCCGCCACCGCCTTTGTATCGTCACGCCAGTATCAATACATCGGTTCTGCCTTCACCTAAATTGAAGAGGTTCGGCCAGTGGATATCAATCTTTACGAGGCTACTTCTACGTTCACTCTCGTTACAACCCGGATAGTTGCTCATGCCGCCTTGCGACACTTTGTCGATGGGCTTCAAAAGGTAACGTTTCCATCACCCCATGCCATCCAAGCTACATGGCTTCCGGCTTTTGCCATGACGGGACTTGCACCCGTTAGTAGGCACTACCCTTCGTTGGGCACGCTCATTGATAGATTAAACCCTGTGATACGGGGACATGTCAATTACTTTCGGCTGGGCGATGTGAA contains:
- a CDS encoding group II intron maturase-specific domain-containing protein, whose protein sequence is MDINLYEATSTFTLVTTRIVAHAALRHFVDGLQKVTFPSPHAIQATWLPAFAMTGLAPVSRHYPSLGTLIDRLNPVIRGHVNYFRLGDVKKLDRSLDCWVRMRLRCFKFSRKWRTDNKRFPTHRFFKLGLLSFEREFLKVCAKS